A region of Pseudomonas saponiphila DNA encodes the following proteins:
- a CDS encoding DNA-binding domain-containing protein — translation MRLNDWQLAFETYLLGEQAQARAALEESLIGGPTLDVETGLAIYHNAYLARLQEVMGSDFPAIWHWLGDVEFQALTGAYIRQCPSRHFSLRWLGQGFAEFIQGHLVPEQGEPLAELARLEWAFTLAFDAAEAQVLTVAAMAGLDAEQWPQLQLRLAPCVQWLDCRYNSLAQWRAAKEHVDFPDSALLDQQQVCLVWRAERVCRYRSLSAEEAPALWGMIEQQWNFAELCAELAVTYAEGAPLQAVTWLKQWVEEGLVVRRES, via the coding sequence ATGCGCCTGAATGACTGGCAACTGGCTTTTGAAACCTATCTGCTGGGTGAACAGGCCCAGGCGCGCGCGGCCCTGGAAGAGAGCCTGATCGGTGGCCCGACCCTGGATGTCGAGACCGGCCTGGCGATCTATCACAACGCCTACCTGGCCCGGCTGCAGGAGGTGATGGGCAGCGACTTCCCGGCCATCTGGCACTGGCTGGGGGATGTTGAATTCCAGGCATTGACGGGGGCCTATATTCGCCAGTGCCCGTCCCGGCATTTCAGCCTGCGCTGGCTGGGGCAGGGCTTTGCCGAGTTTATCCAGGGCCATCTGGTGCCGGAGCAGGGCGAGCCCCTGGCGGAGCTCGCGCGTCTGGAATGGGCCTTCACCCTGGCCTTCGACGCCGCCGAAGCCCAGGTGCTGACGGTGGCCGCCATGGCCGGGCTGGATGCCGAACAATGGCCGCAGCTGCAACTGCGCCTGGCGCCTTGCGTGCAGTGGCTCGACTGTCGCTACAACAGCCTGGCCCAGTGGCGTGCGGCCAAGGAGCATGTGGATTTCCCCGACAGTGCCTTACTCGATCAGCAACAGGTGTGCCTGGTCTGGCGAGCGGAGCGGGTCTGCCGGTATCGCAGCTTGTCGGCCGAAGAGGCCCCGGCGCTGTGGGGCATGATCGAGCAACAGTGGAATTTCGCGGAACTCTGCGCCGAGCTGGCCGTCACTTATGCCGAGGGGGCCCCGCTGCAGGCGGTTACCTGGCTGAAACAGTGGGTCGAAGAGGGCCTGGTGGTTCGCCGCGAATCCTGA
- a CDS encoding DUF692 domain-containing protein, translating into MSDLCSCLGYGLGLRSAYYQQILDEAPDVDWFEVVSENFMVEGGKALYYLDAIAERYPIVMHGVSLSIGGPHALDLDYLKQLKQLARRVDPAWISDHLCWSRGNAHQLHDLLPLPYTEESLEYVAGRVRQVQEVLERPLVLENVSSYVRAAADQFSEWEFLAALSQLSGCELLLDVNNVYVSSRNHGFDPWQFIQGLPAQRVRQLHLAGHQDYGDYVIDTHDHPVCDPVWALYQRTLEHLGPVATLLERDDHFPPLHELLSELHKARALGQQALAGRQQCA; encoded by the coding sequence ATGTCTGACCTTTGTTCCTGCCTGGGCTATGGCCTGGGTTTGCGCAGCGCCTATTACCAACAGATTCTCGATGAAGCACCGGACGTCGACTGGTTCGAAGTGGTGTCCGAGAACTTCATGGTCGAGGGCGGCAAGGCCCTCTACTACCTGGACGCGATTGCCGAGCGTTACCCCATCGTGATGCATGGGGTGTCGCTGTCCATTGGTGGTCCCCATGCCCTGGACCTGGACTACCTCAAGCAACTCAAGCAACTGGCTCGACGGGTGGATCCTGCCTGGATTTCCGATCACCTGTGCTGGAGCCGGGGCAATGCTCATCAACTGCACGATCTGCTGCCCTTGCCCTACACCGAGGAAAGCCTGGAATACGTAGCGGGCCGGGTGCGGCAGGTGCAGGAGGTGCTGGAGCGGCCCCTGGTGCTGGAGAACGTCTCCAGTTATGTGCGCGCCGCGGCCGATCAATTCAGCGAATGGGAGTTTCTCGCGGCCCTGAGCCAGCTCAGCGGCTGCGAGCTGTTGCTGGATGTGAACAACGTCTATGTCAGTTCACGCAATCACGGTTTCGATCCCTGGCAGTTCATCCAGGGGCTGCCGGCGCAGCGGGTGCGACAACTGCATCTGGCCGGGCACCAGGACTACGGCGATTACGTGATCGACACCCACGACCATCCGGTGTGCGATCCGGTCTGGGCCCTGTATCAACGCACCCTTGAACACCTGGGACCGGTGGCGACCTTGCTGGAGCGAGACGATCATTTTCCACCCCTGCACGAGCTGCTGAGCGAACTGCACAAGGCCCGCGCACTAGGGCAACAGGCTCTGGCCGGGAGGCAGCAATGCGCCTGA
- a CDS encoding membrane protein, with protein MNMKKTAAGAALAFAAATMFAGVVTQASAADAQVHCYGVNACKGQNDCKTKDHACKGMGACKGQGFKAMTQSACEKAGGKVGE; from the coding sequence ATGAACATGAAGAAAACCGCTGCCGGTGCTGCCCTGGCCTTCGCCGCCGCCACTATGTTTGCCGGTGTCGTGACTCAAGCGTCTGCTGCCGATGCCCAGGTGCATTGCTACGGCGTCAACGCCTGCAAAGGCCAGAACGACTGCAAGACCAAGGACCACGCCTGCAAAGGCATGGGCGCCTGCAAAGGCCAGGGCTTCAAGGCCATGACCCAGTCGGCCTGCGAAAAAGCCGGCGGCAAAGTCGGCGAGTAA
- a CDS encoding CDP-alcohol phosphatidyltransferase family protein, which translates to MLSIYQLKPRFQNLLRPLVQRLYDNGTTANQITVLAAVISLLVGTVIALFASHAWLFALIPLWMILRMALNAIDGMLAREFGQQSRLGAYLNELCDVVADSALILPFALLPGVSLLLVLAVTLLALFSEYAGVLGPMVGASRRYDGPMGKSDRAFILGVLATGIALGWLGALWINGVLALVAALLVYTLINRVRQGLKEVQHNAPSA; encoded by the coding sequence ATGCTCTCGATTTACCAGCTCAAACCGCGCTTTCAGAACCTGCTGCGGCCGTTGGTGCAGCGCTTGTACGACAACGGCACCACCGCCAACCAGATCACCGTCCTGGCCGCCGTCATCTCACTCCTGGTCGGCACCGTCATTGCCCTGTTCGCCAGCCACGCCTGGCTGTTCGCCCTGATTCCGTTGTGGATGATCCTGCGCATGGCGCTCAATGCCATCGACGGCATGCTGGCTCGGGAGTTCGGCCAGCAGTCGCGCCTGGGCGCCTACCTCAACGAACTGTGCGACGTGGTCGCCGACAGCGCGCTGATCCTGCCCTTCGCCCTGCTCCCGGGGGTCAGCCTGCTGCTGGTGCTGGCCGTGACCCTGCTGGCACTGTTCAGCGAATACGCCGGGGTGCTCGGGCCGATGGTCGGCGCCTCACGCCGCTACGACGGCCCCATGGGCAAGAGCGACCGGGCCTTCATCCTCGGCGTGCTGGCCACCGGCATCGCCCTGGGCTGGCTCGGCGCCCTGTGGATCAACGGCGTGCTGGCACTGGTTGCCGCTTTGCTGGTCTACACCCTGATCAACCGGGTCCGCCAGGGCCTCAAAGAAGTTCAGCACAACGCTCCCTCTGCATAA
- the hflC gene encoding protease modulator HflC yields the protein MSQSAHSHDHAAHDHGHGHHHHHGHHHHHHGAPAEAGPFPWRRMSWALLLVLFAVAAASLVQVRSGEATVITRFGNPARVLLDPGLSWRWPAPFEAAIPVDLRLRTTSSGMQDVGTRDGLRIIVQAYVAWRVQGDPDNVQRFMRAVQNQPDEAARQIRTFVGSALETTASSFDLANLVNTDAGQVRIADFEAQLRKQIDQQLLATYGVQVVQVGIERLTLPSVTLTATVDRMRAERETIATERTAIGKREAAQIRSAAERDARIVQADATVQAANIEAQSRVEAAQIYGRAYASSPQLYNLLRSLDTLGTVVTPGTKLILRTDAAPFRVLVDGPPSLPNKASGSQP from the coding sequence TTGAGCCAGTCTGCCCACTCTCACGATCACGCCGCTCATGACCATGGGCACGGCCATCATCACCATCACGGTCATCACCACCATCATCACGGCGCGCCAGCCGAGGCCGGGCCCTTCCCCTGGCGGCGCATGAGCTGGGCGCTGCTGCTGGTGCTGTTCGCCGTCGCCGCCGCGAGCCTGGTGCAGGTGCGCTCCGGCGAGGCCACGGTGATCACCCGTTTCGGCAACCCGGCGCGGGTGCTGCTGGATCCGGGCCTGAGCTGGCGCTGGCCGGCACCCTTCGAAGCGGCGATCCCGGTGGATCTGCGTCTGCGCACCACCTCCAGCGGTATGCAGGATGTGGGCACCCGCGACGGTTTGCGCATCATCGTCCAGGCCTATGTAGCGTGGCGAGTGCAGGGCGACCCGGACAACGTGCAGCGCTTCATGCGTGCCGTGCAGAACCAGCCCGATGAAGCGGCGCGGCAGATCCGCACCTTCGTCGGCTCCGCATTGGAAACCACCGCCAGCAGTTTCGATCTGGCCAATCTGGTGAACACCGATGCCGGCCAGGTGCGGATCGCTGACTTTGAAGCGCAATTACGCAAGCAGATCGATCAGCAACTGCTGGCTACATATGGTGTGCAGGTGGTGCAGGTGGGCATCGAGCGCCTGACCCTGCCGTCGGTGACCCTCACCGCCACCGTGGATCGCATGCGCGCCGAGCGGGAAACCATCGCCACCGAGCGCACCGCCATCGGCAAGCGCGAGGCGGCGCAGATCCGCTCTGCCGCCGAGCGCGATGCGCGGATTGTCCAGGCCGATGCCACGGTGCAAGCGGCGAATATCGAAGCCCAGTCGCGGGTGGAAGCGGCGCAGATTTATGGTCGCGCCTACGCCAGTTCGCCACAGCTGTACAACCTGCTGCGCTCCCTGGACACCCTGGGCACCGTGGTGACACCGGGCACCAAGCTGATTCTGCGTACCGATGCCGCACCGTTCCGGGTGCTGGTGGACGGTCCGCCGAGCCTGCCGAACAAAGCCTCCGGATCGCAGCCATGA
- a CDS encoding heavy metal translocating P-type ATPase — translation MTASTQAAPASMLTSAEQRSAARQLTLAMLALGLLGLGLLWRWQAPEQEGVSQLLLGVASLLVAVPVMRSAWFSLRYPSLHGITDQLIALAMLGAWATGDLLTAALLPIIMIFGHVLEERSVIGSQEAIDALGRLTRSLARKVQADGSVLEVDNASLKAGDRVEVRAGDRVPADGLVLSGQASLDTAPITGESVPLEATVGMQVYGGAINLDGLLRLQVTRTGEESTLGKVIGLMQSAERAKPPITRLLERYAGSYLVLVLLLAAVTWFITRDAQAMLAVLVAACPCALVLSAPATAIAGIAVAARHGILIRSSAFLEELADLTSLVVDKTGTLTFGTLRLQAIDSPREDQQGMLNLAASLGSASSHPVSRALAGLVPQEQQWLLSDIHERQGLGVVARTGEGEAALGRPELFSQLGITTSPVPKHDGPIAGLALNGEFLGWLLLADSVKPEARHALEELRELGLGRQLLLTGDRQSVADSLALEVGISDVQAQALPEDKLKRVLGEIDTGFRPMVVGDGINDSLALKAGVVGVAMGAGGADIALASADVVLIGSDLRRLGTCVRLSRECRRTLQVNVIIGLGWTLAIVAFAAFGWLGAAGAMIAALLHNLSTLLVLGNAGRLLRFQEPLLKL, via the coding sequence ATGACAGCTTCAACCCAGGCGGCCCCCGCCAGCATGCTGACCAGCGCCGAGCAACGCAGCGCCGCGCGCCAACTGACCCTGGCCATGCTGGCCCTGGGGCTGTTGGGGCTGGGCCTGCTGTGGCGCTGGCAGGCCCCGGAGCAGGAGGGCGTGAGCCAGTTGCTGCTGGGTGTGGCGTCCTTGCTGGTGGCGGTGCCGGTGATGCGCTCGGCCTGGTTCAGCCTGCGTTATCCCAGCCTGCACGGCATTACCGATCAACTGATCGCCCTGGCCATGCTCGGCGCCTGGGCCACCGGCGATCTGCTGACCGCCGCCTTGCTGCCGATCATCATGATCTTCGGCCACGTGTTGGAGGAGCGCAGCGTGATCGGCTCCCAGGAAGCCATCGATGCCCTGGGCCGCCTGACCCGCAGTCTGGCGCGCAAGGTTCAGGCCGACGGCAGTGTGCTGGAAGTGGATAACGCCAGCCTCAAGGCCGGTGATCGGGTGGAAGTGCGCGCCGGCGACCGCGTGCCCGCCGACGGCCTGGTACTGTCCGGTCAGGCCAGCCTGGACACCGCGCCGATCACCGGCGAGTCGGTGCCCCTGGAGGCCACGGTGGGCATGCAGGTATATGGCGGGGCGATCAACCTGGATGGCTTGTTGCGTCTGCAAGTGACCCGCACGGGTGAAGAGTCGACCCTGGGCAAGGTCATCGGCCTGATGCAGAGCGCTGAACGGGCCAAGCCGCCGATCACCCGTTTGCTGGAACGCTATGCCGGCAGTTATCTGGTGTTGGTGCTGCTGTTGGCGGCGGTGACCTGGTTCATCACCCGCGATGCCCAGGCCATGCTCGCGGTGCTGGTGGCGGCTTGTCCTTGCGCCCTGGTGCTGTCGGCCCCGGCCACGGCGATTGCCGGGATCGCCGTGGCCGCGCGCCACGGCATCCTGATCCGCAGCTCGGCCTTTCTTGAAGAGCTGGCGGACCTGACTTCCCTGGTGGTGGACAAGACCGGCACCCTGACTTTCGGCACCTTGCGCCTGCAGGCCATCGACAGCCCCCGGGAAGACCAGCAGGGCATGCTCAATCTGGCCGCCAGCCTCGGCTCGGCCAGCAGCCACCCGGTCAGCCGGGCCCTGGCCGGGTTGGTGCCCCAGGAACAACAATGGCTGCTGAGCGACATCCATGAGCGCCAGGGCCTGGGCGTGGTGGCCCGTACCGGGGAGGGCGAAGCGGCCCTTGGCCGCCCGGAACTGTTCAGCCAGTTGGGCATCACTACCAGCCCGGTGCCGAAGCATGACGGACCGATTGCCGGGCTCGCGCTCAATGGCGAGTTCCTCGGCTGGCTGCTCCTGGCCGACAGCGTCAAGCCCGAGGCTCGGCACGCGCTGGAGGAGTTGCGCGAGCTGGGGCTGGGGCGGCAGTTGTTGCTCACCGGCGACCGGCAGAGCGTGGCGGACAGCCTGGCCCTGGAGGTGGGCATCAGCGATGTGCAGGCCCAGGCCCTGCCAGAAGACAAACTCAAGCGCGTGCTGGGGGAGATCGACACGGGCTTCCGGCCGATGGTGGTGGGGGACGGCATCAACGATTCCCTGGCGCTGAAAGCCGGGGTGGTGGGCGTGGCCATGGGCGCCGGTGGCGCGGACATCGCCCTGGCCTCGGCGGACGTGGTGCTGATCGGCAGCGACCTGCGGCGCCTGGGCACCTGCGTGCGCCTGAGTCGAGAATGCCGCCGCACCCTGCAGGTCAATGTGATCATCGGCCTGGGCTGGACCCTGGCCATCGTCGCCTTTGCTGCCTTTGGCTGGCTGGGGGCGGCGGGGGCCATGATCGCCGCGCTGTTGCACAACCTCAGCACCTTGCTGGTATTGGGCAATGCCGGTCGCTTGCTGCGGTTCCAGGAACCGCTGCTCAAGCTGTAG
- the hflK gene encoding protease modulator HflK produces MQVDLQTQGAEVAALPRFQRAAVHAARLQRWGAVLLGLAVLGLVSAVFVDLFAAQTIWPALLVNLSCALLVAVAGLQSACWLSRWREEAINPAPLALPEEPLRTGLSATLALRWRRLLRQIGAPTLWLAGWSLLILYSLSRVFNLSLPATALGLSASVAAVLALLLAFALLVLERQLAQEPVLEWPEAGALAQLLRVSILCLLVSALCLLFSSDAALWPVRLAVLIGLLPALVAGELLLRALLSLFSPQREQLEPRLLAHSVIADMLRWPPQPLLSLQHELHNRFGIDLRQIWAFTYMRRALLPVLAVVLAIAWLLTGVHELSLQNRGIYERFGKPLQVFGPGLHVGLPWPLGRVIRVENGVVHELATSVGDSPQPVQLAPAEGPAPAIANRLWDASHVNDKSQVIASGSGQQQSFQIVNMDVRFVYRIGLDDRAALAATYNSSDVPTLIRSTASRVLVHDFASRTLDGLLGEDRTGLADDIGKAVQADLNKLDSGVEILATVVEAIHPPAGAANAYHGVQAAQIAAQALISRERGAAAEQTNQAQLQASMANDQARADAREVQATAQAADLRFGADRQAYASAGQAFVLEQYLSQLSRGLSQARLLILDHRLGGDSAPTLDLRTFTPPADPVARGKAAQPGAVH; encoded by the coding sequence ATGCAAGTCGATCTTCAGACACAGGGCGCCGAAGTGGCCGCCTTGCCACGGTTTCAGCGGGCGGCGGTTCATGCCGCGCGTTTGCAGCGTTGGGGCGCGGTCCTGCTCGGGCTGGCGGTGCTGGGTTTGGTGTCGGCGGTGTTTGTCGACCTGTTCGCCGCGCAGACGATCTGGCCGGCGCTGCTGGTCAACTTGTCCTGCGCCTTGCTGGTGGCGGTGGCGGGTTTGCAGTCGGCCTGTTGGCTCAGTCGCTGGCGGGAAGAGGCGATCAACCCTGCGCCGCTGGCGCTGCCCGAGGAGCCGCTGCGCACCGGCCTCTCGGCGACCCTGGCGCTGCGCTGGCGACGGCTGTTGCGGCAGATCGGCGCCCCGACCTTGTGGCTCGCCGGCTGGTCGCTGCTGATCCTGTATAGCCTGTCGCGGGTGTTCAACCTGAGTTTGCCCGCCACGGCCCTGGGCCTGAGTGCCAGTGTCGCCGCGGTGCTGGCGTTGCTGCTGGCCTTCGCCCTGCTGGTGCTGGAGCGCCAACTGGCCCAGGAGCCGGTCCTGGAATGGCCGGAGGCCGGCGCCCTGGCGCAACTGTTGCGGGTGTCGATCCTGTGTCTGCTGGTCAGTGCCCTGTGCCTGCTGTTCAGCAGCGACGCGGCGCTGTGGCCGGTGCGCCTGGCGGTGCTGATCGGGCTGCTGCCGGCTCTGGTGGCCGGGGAGTTGCTGCTGCGGGCGCTGTTGTCGCTGTTCAGTCCGCAGCGTGAACAGCTTGAACCGCGCTTGCTGGCCCACAGCGTGATCGCCGACATGCTGCGCTGGCCGCCGCAACCGCTGCTCAGCCTGCAGCACGAGTTGCACAACAGGTTCGGCATCGATCTGCGGCAGATCTGGGCGTTTACCTACATGCGCCGGGCGTTGTTGCCGGTGCTGGCGGTGGTGCTGGCGATTGCTTGGCTGTTGACCGGCGTTCATGAGCTTTCGCTGCAGAATCGCGGCATTTATGAGCGTTTTGGCAAGCCGCTACAAGTCTTCGGCCCAGGCCTGCATGTGGGCCTGCCCTGGCCGCTGGGCCGGGTCATCAGGGTGGAAAACGGCGTGGTCCACGAGCTGGCCACCAGCGTTGGCGACAGCCCGCAGCCAGTCCAGCTGGCCCCGGCCGAAGGCCCGGCACCGGCGATTGCCAACCGCCTGTGGGACGCCAGCCATGTGAATGACAAATCCCAGGTCATCGCCAGTGGCAGCGGCCAGCAACAGAGCTTTCAGATCGTCAACATGGACGTGCGCTTCGTCTACCGCATCGGCCTGGACGACAGGGCGGCGCTGGCCGCGACCTATAACAGCAGCGATGTGCCGACCTTGATCCGCAGCACCGCCAGCCGGGTGCTGGTGCACGACTTCGCGTCGCGTACCCTCGACGGCCTGCTGGGCGAAGACCGTACCGGGCTGGCGGACGACATCGGCAAGGCGGTGCAGGCCGATCTGAACAAGCTGGACAGCGGCGTGGAGATCCTCGCCACCGTGGTCGAGGCCATCCATCCACCGGCCGGTGCCGCCAATGCCTATCACGGCGTGCAAGCGGCGCAGATTGCGGCCCAGGCGCTGATCTCCCGGGAGCGCGGCGCCGCCGCCGAGCAGACCAATCAGGCGCAATTGCAGGCCAGTATGGCGAATGACCAGGCCCGGGCCGATGCTCGCGAGGTCCAGGCCACGGCCCAGGCCGCCGACCTGCGCTTTGGCGCCGATCGACAAGCCTATGCCAGCGCCGGGCAGGCCTTTGTTCTTGAGCAGTACCTGAGCCAACTGAGCCGGGGGCTGAGCCAGGCCCGGCTGCTGATTCTCGATCATCGTCTGGGGGGCGACAGCGCGCCGACCCTCGATCTGCGTACATTCACCCCGCCCGCCGACCCTGTGGCGCGGGGCAAAGCCGCTCAGCCAGGAGCCGTCCATTGA
- the hflK gene encoding protease modulator HflK, whose product MSKVPRGTNELSSPWIQAGRLAFIALYVVTVLAAVAWAISNVRQIDPQDRALVMHFGALQRVQNAGLLLAWPQPFEQVVLLPAADRVLERRVEGLLRSEAALEGDRVASLATPLNDALAGSGYLLTGDAGVVQLDVRVFYKVSDPFAYVLQGEHVLPALDRLVTRSALALTAARDLDTILVARPELMGPDNQAAERRERLRGDLLQSINQRLAQLSASGQGIGLEVTRVDVQSSLPQPAVSAFNAVLTASQQADKAVANARTEAEKLTQNANQQADHSLQVAHAQASERLALARAQTATVQSLAQAQRDGTDPQMLLRIYRERLPKILGQAGSLTTVNPKDDSRLIIQGAEQ is encoded by the coding sequence ATGAGCAAGGTTCCACGTGGAACAAATGAACTGAGCAGCCCGTGGATTCAGGCCGGTCGTCTGGCGTTTATCGCGCTGTACGTGGTCACGGTGCTGGCGGCGGTGGCCTGGGCGATCTCCAATGTGCGGCAGATCGACCCGCAGGACCGGGCCCTGGTGATGCACTTTGGCGCGCTGCAGCGGGTGCAGAACGCCGGTTTGCTCCTGGCCTGGCCGCAGCCCTTCGAGCAGGTGGTGTTGTTGCCCGCCGCCGACCGGGTGCTGGAGCGGCGGGTCGAAGGCTTGCTGCGTTCCGAGGCTGCGCTGGAAGGGGACCGGGTGGCGAGTCTGGCCACGCCCTTGAACGACGCCCTGGCCGGTTCGGGGTATCTACTCACCGGCGATGCCGGGGTGGTGCAACTGGATGTGCGGGTCTTCTACAAGGTCAGTGACCCTTTTGCCTACGTGCTGCAGGGCGAACATGTGCTGCCGGCCCTGGATCGCCTGGTGACCCGCAGCGCCTTGGCCCTGACCGCCGCCCGTGATCTGGACACCATCCTGGTGGCGCGTCCGGAGTTGATGGGCCCTGACAATCAGGCCGCCGAACGCCGCGAACGGCTACGGGGCGATCTGTTGCAAAGCATCAACCAGCGGCTGGCGCAACTGAGCGCCAGCGGCCAGGGCATTGGCCTGGAGGTGACGCGAGTGGACGTGCAGTCGAGCCTGCCGCAACCGGCGGTAAGTGCTTTCAACGCGGTGCTGACCGCCAGCCAGCAGGCCGACAAGGCGGTGGCCAATGCCCGCACCGAGGCCGAGAAGCTAACCCAGAACGCCAACCAGCAAGCCGATCACAGCCTGCAGGTGGCCCATGCCCAGGCCAGCGAACGCCTGGCCCTGGCCCGGGCCCAGACCGCCACGGTGCAGAGCCTGGCCCAGGCACAACGCGATGGCACCGATCCGCAAATGCTCCTGCGCATCTACCGCGAGCGCCTGCCGAAGATTCTTGGGCAGGCCGGCTCGCTGACCACGGTCAACCCCAAAGACGATTCCCGCCTGATCATTCAGGGAGCCGAACAATGA